A section of the Prochlorococcus marinus XMU1402 genome encodes:
- the psaK gene encoding photosystem I reaction center subunit PsaK, producing the protein MFTTLFAAADPATFSWSPKCAVVMIACNVFAYAIARATIRKPNEGFEIPNSKFYGGLSHASVVGANCLGHIFGIGAILGLASRGVL; encoded by the coding sequence ATGTTTACTACATTATTTGCAGCTGCAGATCCAGCAACTTTTTCTTGGTCTCCAAAGTGTGCCGTCGTAATGATTGCATGTAATGTTTTTGCTTATGCAATCGCTAGAGCAACAATAAGAAAACCTAATGAAGGTTTTGAAATACCTAATTCAAAATTCTATGGTGGTTTAAGTCACGCATCAGTTGTAGGTGCTAATTGCCTAGGTCATATATTCGGAATTGGAGCAATCTTAGGATTAGCCTCAAGAGGTGTTTTATAA
- the ilvA gene encoding threonine ammonia-lyase, biosynthetic has translation MNDYFEKILRAEVYEVAKKTPLEKAHNLSNTLNNDVFLKREDLQDVFSFKIRGAYNKMSKLTNSQLARGVITSSAGNHAQGVALSALKLNCQATILMPITTPLVKVNAVKNLKAKVILFGDNYDETYKEAIRISQERNLCFIHPFDDPEVIAGQGTIAVELEQQLKEKPYAIYIAVGGGGLISGISLYIKKIWPEVKIIGVEPEDADAMTKSLEESKIVELSSVGQFADGVAVKKIGKNTFDIGRKYIDKMITVNTDEICAAIKDVFEDTRSILEPAGALSIAGMKKDILNSNHSNRKMVAIACGANMNFERLRFVAERAELGECKEVMMAVEIPERPGSLIDFCKLLDNRNLTEFSYRMSNSKNAQIFVGVQVYGLNDKKNLLNLFRNSEYSFIDISDDELSKNHLRHMVGGRLPKNFKEMDNSNFVELLYRFEFPERPGALINFLNNMKSNWSISVFHYRNYGADVGKIVIGVLIDKNEILEWNKFVNILGYKFWDETQNDTYKLFLGASD, from the coding sequence ATGAATGATTATTTTGAAAAAATACTTCGAGCTGAAGTCTATGAAGTTGCAAAAAAAACACCTCTTGAGAAAGCTCATAATTTAAGTAATACACTTAATAATGATGTTTTTCTAAAAAGAGAAGATCTTCAGGATGTATTTTCATTCAAAATAAGAGGTGCATATAACAAAATGAGTAAGCTTACTAATTCACAGCTTGCTCGGGGAGTAATTACTTCTAGTGCTGGTAATCATGCTCAAGGGGTTGCACTTAGTGCCCTTAAGTTAAATTGCCAAGCAACCATATTAATGCCCATTACCACACCTCTAGTAAAAGTTAATGCAGTAAAAAATTTAAAAGCAAAAGTTATATTATTTGGTGATAATTATGATGAAACATACAAAGAGGCAATAAGAATTAGCCAAGAAAGAAATTTATGTTTTATTCATCCTTTTGACGATCCAGAAGTAATCGCAGGACAAGGAACTATAGCTGTAGAACTTGAACAGCAGCTTAAGGAAAAACCTTATGCGATTTATATTGCTGTTGGTGGTGGAGGATTAATATCAGGAATTTCTCTATATATAAAAAAAATATGGCCTGAAGTAAAAATAATAGGTGTAGAGCCTGAAGATGCAGACGCCATGACAAAATCATTGGAAGAATCAAAAATTGTGGAATTATCTTCTGTTGGTCAATTTGCAGATGGAGTGGCGGTTAAAAAAATTGGTAAAAATACTTTTGATATTGGCAGAAAATATATAGATAAGATGATTACCGTTAATACTGATGAAATATGTGCTGCTATAAAAGATGTTTTTGAGGATACTAGATCAATACTAGAACCCGCAGGAGCATTATCAATTGCAGGGATGAAAAAAGATATTTTAAATTCGAATCATTCAAATAGAAAAATGGTTGCGATTGCATGTGGTGCAAATATGAATTTTGAGCGGCTTAGATTTGTCGCAGAAAGAGCAGAACTTGGTGAGTGTAAAGAAGTAATGATGGCTGTTGAAATCCCAGAACGTCCAGGAAGTTTAATTGATTTTTGTAAGTTACTTGATAATAGAAATTTAACTGAATTTAGCTACAGGATGTCGAATTCAAAGAATGCCCAGATCTTTGTGGGAGTTCAAGTCTATGGATTAAATGATAAAAAAAATCTTTTAAATTTATTTAGAAATTCTGAGTACTCATTTATTGACATAAGTGATGATGAATTATCTAAAAATCATCTAAGACATATGGTAGGTGGAAGATTACCAAAGAATTTTAAAGAAATGGATAATAGTAACTTTGTTGAGCTTTTATACAGATTTGAGTTTCCTGAAAGACCTGGCGCATTAATAAACTTCTTAAATAATATGAAATCTAATTGGTCTATAAGCGTGTTTCACTATAGGAATTATGGAGCTGATGTTGGGAAAATTGTTATTGGAGTTTTAATCGATAAAAATGAGATTTTAGAGTGGAACAAATTTGTAAATATTCTAGGCTATAAATTTTGGGATGAAACTCAAAACGATACATATAAATTATTCCTTGGTGCATCAGATTAA
- a CDS encoding nucleoside triphosphate pyrophosphohydrolase family protein produces the protein MDFETYQRKARETAQYPDLGSNNIYPTLGLVGEAGEVAEKVKKVIRDKNGIFDNESKLGIKKELGDVLWYISNLCTELNFNLEDVALQNLEKLQLRSAKGKIRGSGDDR, from the coding sequence ATGGATTTTGAAACTTATCAGAGAAAAGCGAGAGAAACAGCACAATATCCAGATTTAGGCTCAAATAATATTTATCCAACTCTTGGATTGGTTGGAGAGGCTGGAGAAGTTGCAGAAAAAGTGAAAAAGGTTATAAGAGATAAAAACGGAATATTTGATAACGAATCAAAATTAGGTATTAAAAAAGAGTTAGGAGATGTTTTGTGGTACATATCAAATCTTTGTACAGAATTAAATTTCAATTTAGAGGATGTTGCATTACAAAACCTTGAAAAATTACAATTAAGATCTGCTAAGGGAAAGATAAGAGGTTCTGGAGATGATAGATAA
- a CDS encoding peroxiredoxin, with protein sequence MSNLVASILIPLILLFNCNSAFSFDFAPEIGDMAPNFQLEGFNKNIKTKSTWELSDFQGKWLVMYFYPKDFTAGCTLEAKGFSELKKDFSKNNAEIVGISADNQDSHESFCSEKSINYTLLSDPDGIISNKYGSWIPPFSDRNTFLISPNGKISYRWISVLPINHAKEVLNVLKKKI encoded by the coding sequence ATGAGTAATTTAGTTGCAAGTATATTAATACCACTTATTCTCTTATTTAATTGTAATTCAGCCTTCTCTTTTGATTTTGCTCCAGAAATTGGCGATATGGCTCCAAACTTTCAATTAGAAGGTTTTAATAAAAACATAAAAACAAAATCAACTTGGGAATTAAGTGATTTTCAAGGTAAGTGGCTTGTTATGTATTTTTATCCTAAAGATTTTACAGCAGGCTGCACTCTTGAAGCTAAAGGTTTTTCAGAATTAAAAAAAGATTTTTCAAAAAATAATGCAGAAATTGTTGGCATAAGTGCTGACAATCAAGATTCTCATGAAAGTTTCTGCAGCGAGAAATCCATAAACTACACTTTATTATCTGATCCTGACGGAATTATTAGTAATAAATATGGTTCATGGATTCCTCCATTCTCAGATAGAAATACTTTTTTGATTTCTCCTAATGGGAAAATTTCTTATAGATGGATTAGTGTTTTACCTATAAATCATGCTAAAGAAGTTCTCAACGTTTTAAAGAAAAAAATATAA
- the rpmB gene encoding 50S ribosomal protein L28: MSRVCELTGAKANNGMAVSHSHIRTKKLQQVNLQKRKLWWEEGKKWVNIKISTKALKSIQKVGLDKFAKSNGVDLNKF, translated from the coding sequence ATGTCAAGAGTTTGTGAACTAACTGGTGCTAAAGCTAATAATGGGATGGCAGTGAGTCACTCTCATATTCGTACAAAAAAATTGCAGCAAGTTAATCTCCAAAAAAGGAAACTATGGTGGGAAGAGGGCAAAAAATGGGTAAATATAAAAATAAGTACCAAAGCCCTAAAGTCTATACAAAAAGTAGGCCTAGATAAATTTGCTAAATCAAATGGAGTTGATTTAAATAAATTCTAA
- a CDS encoding DUF2499 domain-containing protein produces the protein MHELSFGTWLIHISSVIEWIFAILVINKISTYKKYNLFFWLSLAMVPNLIGAMCAITWHIYDNQEILYGLVSLQGIFTFIGNSTLAIAAIIIFKGKETYE, from the coding sequence TTGCACGAATTATCATTTGGAACTTGGTTAATACATATCTCATCAGTAATAGAATGGATTTTTGCCATATTAGTCATAAACAAAATTTCTACATATAAAAAATATAATTTATTTTTTTGGTTAAGTCTCGCTATGGTCCCAAACTTAATAGGTGCTATGTGTGCGATCACCTGGCATATCTATGACAACCAAGAAATTCTTTACGGTCTAGTATCACTTCAAGGAATATTTACATTTATAGGAAATTCAACATTGGCCATAGCTGCAATAATAATTTTTAAAGGAAAAGAGACTTATGAATGA
- a CDS encoding YggT family protein, giving the protein MLSEIFAVLGQTLSIYSFILIIRILLTWFPGIDWSNGVLSALTSITDPYLNIFRGIIPPIGGFDISSLLAFLLLNVIQNLITNLQYASIGYS; this is encoded by the coding sequence ATGTTATCTGAGATTTTTGCAGTTTTAGGCCAAACTTTATCAATTTATTCTTTCATATTGATAATAAGAATTTTACTTACATGGTTTCCAGGTATTGATTGGAGTAACGGCGTTTTATCAGCATTAACTTCTATCACAGATCCTTATTTAAACATTTTTAGAGGTATTATCCCTCCAATAGGCGGATTTGATATTTCATCCTTATTAGCTTTTTTGCTTTTAAATGTTATACAAAATTTAATTACAAATCTCCAATATGCAAGCATAGGTTATAGCTGA
- the scpB gene encoding SMC-Scp complex subunit ScpB: MSDIDLVTKVEAVLYLKGRPITKKDLSEITNSDINSINDAIKDLKNKYSDPNSAIELNAINNSFSLELKSSLNDFVDDLLPSDLKTSELRTLATIAIKKKILQSDLILIRGSGAYDHIKELLEKKFIVKRKQKDGRSYWLSLSEKFFQTFAVSNEYLSKIGSSNNKQQ; the protein is encoded by the coding sequence ATATCTGATATAGATTTAGTTACTAAAGTTGAAGCTGTTCTATATTTGAAAGGCAGGCCAATAACCAAAAAGGACCTTTCAGAAATTACTAATTCTGATATAAACTCAATAAATGATGCAATTAAAGATCTAAAAAATAAATACTCTGATCCCAACTCAGCTATTGAATTAAATGCAATTAATAACAGTTTTTCTCTCGAACTAAAATCTAGTCTTAATGATTTCGTCGATGATTTACTTCCTTCTGATTTGAAAACATCCGAATTAAGGACATTGGCTACTATTGCGATCAAAAAAAAGATCCTACAATCGGATCTTATACTTATAAGGGGTTCAGGTGCATATGATCATATTAAAGAATTATTAGAAAAGAAATTTATCGTCAAACGAAAACAAAAAGATGGTAGATCATATTGGTTATCATTATCAGAAAAGTTTTTTCAAACTTTTGCTGTAAGTAATGAATATCTCTCAAAAATAGGAAGCAGTAATAATAAGCAGCAATAA
- the dxs gene encoding 1-deoxy-D-xylulose-5-phosphate synthase produces the protein MLLSELSHPNQLHGLTVSQLEEIACQIRERHLQVVSTSGGHLGPGLGVVELTLALYQTLDLDFDKVVWDVGHQGYPHKLITGRFSQFDSLRQQNGVAGYLKRSESKFDHFGAGHASTSISAALGMAIARDRKGENYKCVAVIGDGALTGGMALEAINHAGHLPNTPLVVVLNDNDMSISPPVGALSSYLNKVRVSPPLQFLSDSVQESVKNIPLIGKDIPEELKNIKGSVRRLSVPKVGAVFEELGFTYMGPIDGHDISNLVKTFNAAHKLKRPVLVHVVTTKGKGYPYAEADQVGYHAQSAFDLTTGKSIPSKKPKPVSYSKIFGQTLLKICEQDSKVVGITAAMATGTGLDILQKNIPDQYIDVGIAEQHAVTLAAGMSCDGLKPVVAIYSTFLQRAFDQLIHDVGIQNLPVSFVLDRAGIVGADGPTHQGQYDISYMRSIPNFVLMAPKDESELQRMLITSINHNGPTALRIPRGSGLGVAVMDEGWEPLNIGEAEILEEGEDILIIAYGSMVASAIETAKILKNMNINACIVNARFVKPLDKNLILPLASRIKNVVTMEEGTLIGGFGSAIVELFNDNEINIPVYRIGIPDVLVDHASPDQSKVKLGLMPDQMADKIVKKFKLVN, from the coding sequence ATGCTTTTAAGTGAGTTAAGTCATCCAAATCAACTTCATGGCTTAACAGTTTCACAATTAGAGGAAATTGCTTGTCAAATTAGAGAAAGGCATCTTCAGGTAGTATCCACTAGTGGAGGACATCTTGGTCCTGGACTAGGTGTTGTTGAGTTGACATTGGCTTTATATCAAACTCTTGATCTTGATTTTGACAAAGTTGTTTGGGATGTAGGACATCAAGGTTACCCTCATAAATTAATTACAGGACGTTTCAGTCAATTTGATTCTCTAAGGCAACAAAATGGAGTTGCTGGATATCTAAAAAGAAGTGAAAGTAAATTTGATCATTTTGGTGCTGGACATGCAAGCACTTCTATTTCTGCTGCTTTAGGAATGGCAATAGCAAGAGATAGAAAAGGTGAAAATTATAAATGTGTCGCTGTTATTGGAGATGGAGCACTAACTGGAGGAATGGCATTAGAAGCTATAAATCATGCAGGTCACTTACCAAATACCCCTTTAGTTGTAGTATTGAACGATAATGACATGTCTATTTCACCTCCGGTTGGAGCCCTTTCATCTTACTTAAATAAGGTAAGAGTAAGTCCACCATTGCAATTTTTGTCCGATAGTGTTCAAGAAAGTGTAAAAAATATTCCCTTAATTGGTAAGGATATCCCAGAAGAACTCAAAAATATTAAAGGAAGCGTTAGACGATTATCTGTGCCTAAGGTTGGAGCTGTTTTTGAAGAACTTGGATTTACATATATGGGTCCAATTGATGGTCATGATATTAGTAATTTAGTTAAGACCTTTAACGCTGCGCATAAACTTAAAAGACCTGTACTTGTTCATGTTGTCACAACAAAAGGGAAGGGTTATCCATATGCAGAAGCCGATCAGGTTGGATATCATGCACAGTCTGCATTTGATCTTACAACTGGGAAGTCTATTCCATCAAAGAAACCTAAACCTGTTAGTTATAGCAAAATATTTGGTCAAACCTTATTAAAAATTTGTGAGCAAGATAGCAAAGTTGTTGGTATTACAGCTGCAATGGCTACAGGTACGGGATTAGATATATTGCAAAAAAATATCCCTGATCAATACATCGATGTAGGAATAGCAGAACAACATGCAGTTACTCTTGCGGCAGGAATGTCTTGCGATGGTCTTAAACCTGTTGTAGCTATTTATAGTACTTTTCTTCAACGTGCTTTCGACCAATTAATTCATGATGTAGGGATACAAAATTTACCTGTATCATTTGTACTTGATAGAGCTGGGATAGTCGGAGCTGACGGTCCTACTCACCAAGGTCAGTATGATATCAGTTATATGAGATCTATACCTAATTTTGTATTGATGGCTCCAAAGGATGAGTCTGAATTACAGAGAATGTTAATAACTTCAATAAACCATAATGGTCCTACAGCTTTAAGAATACCAAGAGGCTCTGGATTAGGAGTGGCTGTAATGGATGAGGGTTGGGAACCTTTGAATATAGGCGAAGCTGAAATACTTGAAGAAGGAGAAGATATTTTAATTATTGCTTATGGTTCAATGGTCGCATCAGCAATCGAAACAGCAAAGATCTTAAAAAATATGAATATTAATGCATGCATTGTTAATGCAAGATTTGTTAAACCTCTCGATAAAAATCTTATTTTGCCTTTAGCAAGTAGGATTAAAAATGTTGTAACAATGGAAGAAGGAACCTTAATAGGTGGATTTGGTTCCGCAATAGTTGAATTATTTAACGATAATGAAATAAACATTCCTGTATACAGAATAGGTATACCTGATGTTTTAGTTGATCATGCTTCACCTGATCAGAGTAAAGTAAAACTAGGACTTATGCCTGATCAGATGGCAGATAAAATTGTTAAGAAATTTAAGTTAGTTAATTAA
- a CDS encoding inositol monophosphatase family protein, translated as MSELSEIDVLEDQISLSSLYEIAKQSAQIGNDILKINYNRIQKISTKGRKGDLVTNVDLEVENKIKEYLVEKTPNISINAEESGKLNKSSDLTWCVDPLDGTTNYSHGYPFFGTSIGLVYKNTPIIGAISVPYLNELYSACIGLGSFCNDIEIKVSSPHNLSDSLLVTGFSYDRFETEDNNYAEFCYLTHKTRGVRRGGAAAVDLAFVAAGKVDGYWERGLEEWDLAAGAIIVKEAGGIISDYPSGEFNLSSGRILACSPSLENEIKNELDKVCPLKKNLYT; from the coding sequence ATGTCTGAATTAAGTGAAATTGATGTACTGGAAGATCAAATAAGCTTATCCAGCTTATATGAAATAGCCAAACAATCTGCTCAGATTGGTAATGATATTCTTAAAATTAATTACAATAGAATACAAAAAATATCAACAAAGGGTAGAAAAGGTGATCTTGTAACCAATGTAGATTTGGAAGTTGAAAATAAAATAAAGGAATATTTAGTAGAAAAGACACCTAATATATCTATCAATGCAGAGGAATCAGGGAAATTAAATAAATCATCTGATTTAACATGGTGTGTAGACCCACTAGACGGTACAACCAATTATTCCCATGGATATCCATTTTTTGGAACTTCTATTGGTCTTGTATATAAAAATACGCCAATTATAGGTGCTATATCAGTACCTTATTTAAATGAACTATATTCAGCCTGTATCGGTTTAGGTTCGTTTTGCAATGATATTGAAATTAAAGTATCTAGTCCTCATAATCTTTCTGATAGTTTACTTGTGACTGGTTTTTCTTATGACAGATTTGAGACGGAGGATAATAATTATGCTGAATTTTGTTACTTAACACATAAAACTAGGGGAGTTAGAAGAGGTGGAGCAGCAGCAGTTGATCTAGCATTTGTTGCTGCAGGAAAGGTAGATGGATATTGGGAGAGAGGATTAGAGGAATGGGACCTAGCGGCCGGTGCTATTATTGTTAAAGAAGCAGGCGGGATTATTTCAGATTATCCATCGGGCGAATTTAATTTGAGTTCTGGTAGAATTCTGGCCTGTTCTCCCAGCCTTGAAAATGAAATAAAAAATGAACTAGATAAAGTTTGTCCATTAAAAAAAAATCTTTACACCTAA
- a CDS encoding ATP phosphoribosyltransferase regulatory subunit, protein MTDIKEIKLVDVKNNANIINKLNDIYKIWGYEEVSPSFINTLETIKGRGVIDENEVIGIVSNNSLCLRPEMTTSIVKLSSTRLINKKRPIRLFTNGIVFNKKLNNKNSYKLQEKLQSGIELIGYDTKYPEIEVINILFDAIDNINLKDGCDLCLLVSTTKIMDLILNKYKNNNFEEIKKSLVNFDQERLSKLGIDEDEKYILKDLLFTRGEPITILKKLKGIYGTSKNLDDLNCLFETLSKISNKYGVKLQLDPTFQPHLNLYEGIVFQLIGDDSKNKSVIAKGGRYDELVRFFSPNEKILNGIGFTISIDILRNLIKEENIDKKKILLMFKDSYLLEKGMYEQKEQQKRGNIAILHLNPCDDLAEANQIMEENNCSEILWVK, encoded by the coding sequence ATGACAGATATAAAAGAAATTAAATTAGTAGACGTAAAAAACAACGCAAATATAATAAACAAATTAAATGATATTTATAAAATATGGGGTTATGAAGAAGTCTCTCCTTCGTTTATAAACACTTTAGAGACAATAAAAGGCCGAGGTGTTATTGATGAAAATGAGGTCATTGGAATTGTAAGTAATAATTCATTATGTCTTAGGCCAGAAATGACAACATCTATTGTCAAGTTATCATCTACTAGGTTAATAAATAAGAAAAGACCTATAAGATTGTTTACTAATGGAATTGTCTTTAACAAGAAATTAAATAATAAAAATTCATATAAATTGCAAGAAAAGCTGCAAAGTGGAATTGAATTAATTGGATATGATACAAAATATCCAGAAATTGAAGTTATTAATATATTGTTTGATGCAATAGATAATATTAATTTGAAGGATGGTTGTGATTTATGTCTACTAGTTAGTACCACAAAAATAATGGACTTGATCCTGAATAAATATAAGAATAATAATTTTGAAGAAATTAAGAAAAGTCTTGTAAATTTTGATCAAGAGAGATTATCTAAATTAGGAATTGATGAAGATGAAAAATATATACTTAAAGATTTGTTATTTACACGAGGTGAACCGATTACAATATTAAAAAAATTGAAAGGGATATATGGCACTAGTAAAAATCTTGATGACCTAAATTGTTTATTTGAAACATTATCAAAAATATCCAACAAATATGGTGTCAAATTACAACTTGATCCCACTTTTCAACCTCACTTGAATTTATATGAAGGGATAGTTTTTCAACTCATTGGAGATGATAGTAAAAATAAAAGCGTGATAGCAAAAGGGGGAAGATATGATGAATTAGTAAGATTCTTTAGTCCTAATGAAAAAATCTTAAATGGTATTGGATTTACAATTTCAATTGACATTTTAAGAAATTTAATTAAAGAAGAAAACATTGATAAAAAAAAGATTTTATTAATGTTTAAAGATTCCTATTTGTTAGAAAAAGGTATGTATGAACAAAAAGAACAACAGAAAAGAGGAAATATTGCCATATTACATTTAAATCCATGTGATGACTTGGCTGAAGCCAATCAAATAATGGAAGAAAATAATTGTAGTGAGATTTTGTGGGTTAAATAA
- the htpG gene encoding molecular chaperone HtpG: protein MEKGEIRINTENIFPIIKKAVYSDHEIFLRELVSNGVDAISKRRMASMAGDCENNEEAQVKITINREKNMLTISDNGIGMNDEEIKKYINQVAFSSAEEFLTKYKKDNDEFIGHFGLGFYSSFMVADRVDILTKSAIGESKAFKWSCDGSPNFTLEESERETIGTDVILHLLEDEKEFIEPERIKSLIKKYCDFMPIDVLLEGETINKKNPPWRKQPSELKDEDYIELYKYLYPFQGDPLLWIHLNTDYPYDIQGILYFPKLSGRADWEKGEIKLFCNQVFVSDSIKEIVPKYLLPLRGVIDSTDIPLNVSRSALQTDRKVRSISSFISKKIANKLKDLIKNSPEFYAEIWDSISAFIKIGAIEDEKFADLVDSSIIFETIINSEKDVTKDIENKSLIKSNDKYFTTLANYKERNKLTDSKKIIYCSDLISQSSALNICLSDSKEVIKSDPLIDAQFLPWLESKNEDYQFQRVDSEINELEDKESKEIVDKDGKSNTDNLRDTIVKALNNEKVTVKVQSLSSKDAPPAMILLPEQMRRINDMGAYMEQKMPGLPEYHVLLINKEHPLINGLNKITGSKIIIDKKDPIENPLASKIAIHVYDMAKLSVGGLDQEQIINLQNNNAELISELLNSTN, encoded by the coding sequence ATGGAAAAAGGCGAAATTCGTATTAATACCGAAAATATATTCCCAATTATCAAGAAGGCAGTATATTCTGACCATGAAATCTTTTTAAGAGAACTTGTTAGTAATGGTGTCGACGCAATTAGTAAAAGAAGGATGGCTTCTATGGCAGGTGATTGCGAAAATAATGAGGAAGCTCAAGTAAAAATAACAATTAACCGTGAAAAAAATATGTTAACAATTTCTGATAATGGAATTGGTATGAATGATGAAGAAATTAAGAAATACATAAACCAAGTTGCATTTTCTAGTGCAGAAGAATTTCTAACAAAATATAAAAAAGATAATGATGAATTCATAGGTCACTTTGGACTAGGTTTTTATTCAAGTTTCATGGTCGCAGATAGAGTTGATATATTAACTAAATCAGCAATTGGTGAATCAAAAGCTTTTAAATGGTCGTGTGATGGATCGCCAAATTTCACGTTAGAAGAATCAGAAAGAGAGACTATTGGTACTGATGTGATACTTCACCTACTTGAAGATGAAAAAGAGTTTATTGAGCCTGAAAGGATTAAATCACTAATAAAAAAATATTGTGACTTTATGCCAATAGATGTATTACTCGAAGGTGAGACAATTAATAAGAAAAATCCTCCTTGGAGAAAACAACCAAGTGAATTAAAAGATGAAGATTATATTGAGTTATATAAATACCTTTATCCTTTCCAGGGAGATCCTCTTTTATGGATTCACCTTAATACAGATTATCCTTATGACATACAAGGGATATTGTATTTTCCAAAATTGTCAGGTAGAGCTGATTGGGAAAAGGGAGAAATAAAACTATTTTGCAATCAAGTATTCGTAAGCGATTCAATTAAAGAGATAGTACCAAAATACCTTTTACCTCTAAGAGGAGTTATTGACTCTACAGATATACCTTTAAATGTTAGTAGAAGTGCATTACAAACAGATAGAAAAGTAAGGTCAATATCATCATTTATCTCAAAAAAAATAGCTAATAAACTGAAGGATTTGATAAAAAATTCTCCAGAATTTTATGCAGAAATTTGGGATTCCATTTCTGCTTTTATTAAAATAGGTGCTATAGAAGATGAAAAATTTGCTGATTTAGTCGATAGCAGTATAATTTTCGAAACAATAATAAATTCTGAGAAAGACGTAACTAAAGATATTGAAAATAAATCCCTCATTAAGTCTAATGATAAATATTTCACAACTCTTGCAAATTACAAAGAACGAAATAAATTAACTGATTCTAAAAAAATAATCTACTGTTCAGATTTGATTTCACAGTCAAGTGCATTAAATATCTGTTTATCTGATAGTAAGGAAGTTATTAAATCAGATCCCTTAATTGACGCACAATTTCTTCCATGGTTGGAAAGTAAAAATGAAGATTATCAATTCCAAAGAGTAGATTCAGAAATAAATGAACTAGAAGATAAAGAATCTAAAGAAATTGTTGATAAGGATGGCAAATCAAATACAGATAATCTTAGAGATACGATAGTTAAGGCCCTTAACAATGAGAAAGTAACAGTTAAAGTGCAGTCTCTATCAAGTAAAGATGCTCCACCTGCGATGATCTTGCTTCCAGAACAAATGAGAAGAATTAATGATATGGGTGCTTACATGGAACAAAAGATGCCAGGCTTACCTGAATATCATGTGCTCTTAATTAACAAAGAACATCCACTTATTAATGGTCTTAACAAAATTACAGGCAGCAAAATAATTATTGATAAAAAAGATCCTATTGAAAATCCATTGGCATCTAAAATTGCTATTCATGTATACGATATGGCTAAACTTTCTGTAGGTGGATTAGATCAAGAACAAATTATTAATTTACAAAATAATAATGCCGAATTAATTTCAGAATTACTTAATTCAACAAATTGA
- a CDS encoding DUF3593 domain-containing protein — translation MNDLFFKSIEKLGSIDNTLLFSISIIPYAIFLFYLYKIKSVNIFVKTGFSLTVLFVLITILVSIFTLNYYDKTLVEVDFLHGFAESFLTLSDFVILFGFIKLLNSLEVKNS, via the coding sequence ATGAATGATTTATTTTTCAAAAGTATAGAAAAATTAGGTTCAATTGATAACACATTATTGTTTTCAATATCAATAATTCCATATGCAATATTTTTGTTTTACTTATATAAAATCAAATCTGTTAATATTTTTGTAAAAACAGGATTCTCCTTAACTGTTTTATTCGTATTAATAACTATACTGGTATCTATCTTCACACTAAATTATTACGATAAAACCCTTGTTGAGGTTGACTTCCTGCATGGCTTTGCAGAATCCTTCCTAACTCTAAGTGATTTTGTTATTTTGTTTGGATTTATAAAGTTGTTAAATAGTTTAGAAGTAAAAAACTCTTAA